A DNA window from Alligator mississippiensis isolate rAllMis1 chromosome 11, rAllMis1, whole genome shotgun sequence contains the following coding sequences:
- the LOC109280642 gene encoding maestro heat-like repeat-containing protein family member 7, with protein MEPGREKEECLAYIQAFLEGNKEVTSHLSKSFLHPACQQEVQAHYPQLCMALLFRLTHLVQPEPQGINFFWGEYRSQKMLIPATPVRSAVGDLRALMQGAGYVEQIISIQKQGGWDMMMSFEAHHRGVGLLARAMRKNPVEERSWMIHHLLNVLRSGDKTQHLSALVFLVEVVTLHYLLPELLEQLKEADRDVIAKALMVIRHILTTLGRRRASRAALLVAEKILPFFDDVSSRLRFLTISLFGDLLRLVQRMDKQSMKMYVLKSLVSLFFHLEDVNPKVSESSWDTLFTAAALLGWTEIQPLIQRKETWKICECLLMRNRRRADDFLIESLVYIESPQDPIREAAVRFIGLAARQIEDQNEEKLHKLCSILNDLLLDQKPSVSTLASQTLLILKVTWNQPAAGCTLGALFTACLPFCGGDSHGERHEKQQQPVPS; from the exons atggagccaggcagggaaaaggaGGAGTGTCTGGCCTACATCCAAGCCTTCCTTGAAGGCAACAAAGAG GTGACTAGCCACTTGTCCAAGAGCTTCTTGCATCCAGCCTGCCAGCAGGAGGTGCAGGCACACTACCCACAGCTCTGTATGGCCCTGCTCTTTCGGCTAACCCACCTGGTCCAACCAGAACCTCAGGGCATCAACTTCTTCTGGGGGGAGTACCGGAGCCAGAAGATGCTCATCCCAGCCACCCCTGTTAG GTCTGCAGTGGGTGACCTGAGAGCCTTGATGCAAGGGGCTGGCTATGTGGAGCAGATCATCTCCATCCAGAAGCAGGGAGGCTGGGACATGATGATGAGCTTTGAGGCACATCACAGAGGGGTTGGCTTGCTTGCCAG AGCAATGCGGAAGAACCCTGTTGAAGAGCGCTCCTGGATGATCCATCACCTCCTGAATGTCCTAAGGAGCGGGGACAAGACCCAGCACCTCTcagccttggttttccttgtTGAG GTGGTGACACTCCATTACTTGCTGCCAGAGCTCCTTGAGCAGCTGAAGGAGGCAGACAGGGATGTGATTGCAAAAGCCTTGATGGTCATCAGGCACATCCTCACCACTCTGGGCAGGCGGAGAGCCAGCCGGGCTGCTCTGCTAGTAGCTGAGAAGATTCTGCCCTTCTTTGACGAT GTGTCTAGCCGGCTTCGATTTCTCACCATCTCCCTGTTTGGAGACCTGCTGAGGTTAGTGCAGAGGATGGACAAACAGAGCATGAAGATGTATGTCCTGAAGAGCCTTGTTTCATTGTTCTTCCACTTGGAGGATGTGAACCCCAAGGTGTCTGAG TCATCTTGGGACACCCTCTTCACTGCTGCAGCACTTCTTGGTTGGACAGAGATCCAGCCCCTTATCCAGAGGAAGGAGACATGGAAGATCTGTGAGTGCCTG CTAATGAGGAACAGGAGAAGAGCTGATGATTTCCTGATAGAGAGCCTTGTCTACATAGAGAGCCCTCAGGATCCCATCCGTGAAGCAGCGGTCAGGTTCATTG GACTTGCTGCCCGGCAGATAGAGGACCAGAATGAGGAAAAGCTAcacaaactctgcagca TCCTGAATGACCTGCTTCTGGACCAGAAGCCCTCTGTCAGCACCCTGGCTTCTCAGACGCTCTTGATTCTGAAGGTCACTTGGAACCAgccagcagcaggatgcaccCTAGGGGCCCTCTTCACTGCCTGTCTCCCGTTCTGTGGGGGGGATAGCCATGGTGAAAGacatgagaagcagcagcagccagtgccaTCATGA